One Eriocheir sinensis breed Jianghai 21 chromosome 32, ASM2467909v1, whole genome shotgun sequence genomic region harbors:
- the LOC127006334 gene encoding uncharacterized protein LOC127006334 has protein sequence MKTFVASVAVLLALAASVSGQSEGWCRCAAFISYNRVEMMVYEAPEAPIDNCDAVNQCKNRCVTEMDELSFGGDLWHVTNSGLTVGQEMCTTLADHYVFYISDHKVYGYFEVCGGAWQYADVASTSDLCCNGGQQKHCQSRVPKKQ, from the exons ATGAAGACCTTCGTAGCCTCCGTCGCCGTCCTCCTCGCCCTCGCCGCCTCCGTCAG CGGCCAAAGCGAGGGCTGGTGTCGCTGCGCCGCCTTCATCTCCTACAAcagggtggagatgatggtgtacGAGGCTCCCGAGGCCCCCATTGACAACTGCGACGCCGTCAACCAGTGCAAGAACCGCTGCGTCACCGAG ATGGACGAGCTTAGCTTCGGCGGGGACCTCTGGCACGTGACGAACTCCGGGCTCACTGTGGGCCAGGAGATGTGCACGACCCTCGCCGACCACTACGTCTTCTACATCTCTGACCACAAG GTCTACGGCTACTTCGAGGTGTGTGGCGGTGCTTGGCAGTACGCTGATGTCGCCTCCACCTCCGACCTCTGCTGCAACGGCGGACAGCAGAAGCATTGCCAGTCCCGCGTGCCCAAGAAGCAATAA